A window of Panicum virgatum strain AP13 chromosome 8K, P.virgatum_v5, whole genome shotgun sequence contains these coding sequences:
- the LOC120644420 gene encoding short-chain dehydrogenase TIC 32, chloroplastic-like isoform X2, with translation MAATSLTPVTSTAARDSVRNNAGVLTRNRTCSCDGLELHFATNHIGHFLLTNLLLENMKSTCRDSGTEGRIVNVTSVGHAMMTYPEGICFEKIHDPSGLNDFIAYCQSKLANILHSNELSRIFKEEGVNISANAVHPGVIMTNIFRDRTIVGAFFNTIGRIICRRVEQGAATTCYVAMHPQVKGISGKYFADCNISSPSLQASDAELAKKLWQFSLQTVSS, from the exons ATGGCGGCGACGTCACTGACACCGGTGACGAGCACAGCAGCTCGGGATTCAGTCCG CAACAACGCTGGAGTTCTGACAAGGAACCGCACGTGTTCCTGCGACGGCCTGGAACTGCATTTCGCAACAAATCACATTG GTCACTTTCTTCTAACAAACCTCCTATTGGAGAACATGAAGAGCACATGTAGGGACAGCGGCACCGAGGGACGGATTGTCAATGTGACGTCAGTAGGGCATGCCATGATGACTTATCCTGAAGGGATATGCTTTGAGAAAATTCATGATCCTTCCGG TTTGAATGACTTTATTGCTTACTGCCAATCCAAGCTTGCCAATATTCTTCACTCCAATGAATTATCACGAATTTTCAAG GAGGAAGGAGTGAATATTTCAGCCAATGCCGTTCATCCTGGTGTCATCATGACTAACATTTTTAGGGACAGGACTATTGTCGGTG CGTTTTTTAACACCATTGGAAGAATCATATGTAGAAGAGTTGAACAG GGTGCCGCAACGACATGCTATGTGGCGATGCATCCTCAAGTGAAGGGGATAAGTGGAAAGTACTTCGCCGATTGTAACATATCCAGCCCGAGCTTACAAGCTTCAGATGCTGAGCTGGCCAAGAAGCTATGGCAGTTCAGCTTGCAGACAGTGTCTTCTTGA
- the LOC120644419 gene encoding short-chain dehydrogenase TIC 32, chloroplastic-like isoform X2 yields MPVGNVAAGLAVKESIVAKIPVARIDVLELDLSSMASVRRFASEFESLNLPLNILINNAGVLTRNRTCSCDGLELHFATNHIGHFLLTNLLLENMKSTCRDSGTEGRIVNVTSVGHAMMTYPEGICFDKIHDPSGLNDFIAYCQSKLANILHSNELSRIFKEEGVNISANAVHPGVIMTNIFRDRTIVGAFFNTIGRIICRRVEQGAATTCYVAMHPQVKGISGKYFADCNISSPSLQASDAELAKKLWQFSLQTVSS; encoded by the exons ATGCCCGTCGGCAATGTCGCCGCCGGGCTCGCAGTCAAGGAGTCCATCGTGGCCAAGATCCCCGTCGCAAGAATTGATGTGCTGGAGCTGGACCTCAGCTCCATGGCATCGGTAAGGAGATTCGCCTCCGAGTTCGAATCTCTGAACCTGCCCCTGAACATTCTCAT CAACAACGCTGGAGTTCTGACAAGGAACCGCACGTGTTCCTGCGACGGCCTGGAACTGCATTTCGCAACAAATCACATTG GTCACTTTCTTCTAACAAACCTCCTATTGGAGAACATGAAGAGCACATGTAGGGACAGCGGCACCGAGGGACGGATTGTCAATGTGACATCAGTAGGGCATGCCATGATGACTTATCCTGAAGGGATATGCTTTGACAAAATTCATGATCCTTCCGG TTTGAATGACTTTATTGCTTACTGCCAATCCAAGCTTGCCAATATTCTTCACTCCAATGAATTATCACGAATTTTCAAG GAGGAAGGAGTGAATATTTCAGCCAATGCCGTTCATCCTGGTGTCATCATGACTAACATTTTTAGGGACAGGACTATTGTCGGTG CGTTTTTTAACACCATTGGAAGAATCATATGTAGAAGAGTTGAACAG GGTGCCGCAACGACATGCTATGTGGCGATGCATCCTCAAGTGAAGGGGATAAGTGGAAAGTACTTCGCCGATTGTAACATATCCAGCCCGAGCTTACAAGCTTCAGATGCTGAGCTGGCCAAGAAGCTATGGCAGTTCAGCTTGCAGACAGTGTCTTCTTGA
- the LOC120644420 gene encoding short-chain dehydrogenase TIC 32, chloroplastic-like isoform X1, whose product MDSNNFSNDEQRVSSNLYDIINPFHIVGLIKDLQVGTKAPQGAKASIHNNNAGVLTRNRTCSCDGLELHFATNHIGHFLLTNLLLENMKSTCRDSGTEGRIVNVTSVGHAMMTYPEGICFEKIHDPSGLNDFIAYCQSKLANILHSNELSRIFKEEGVNISANAVHPGVIMTNIFRDRTIVGAFFNTIGRIICRRVEQGAATTCYVAMHPQVKGISGKYFADCNISSPSLQASDAELAKKLWQFSLQTVSS is encoded by the exons ATGGACTCCAATAATTTTTCAAATGATGAGCAACGAGTGTCATCCAATCTTTATGACATAATCAATCCCTTTCACATAGTGGGATTGATCAAAGATCTTCAAGTGGGCACAAAGGCGCCACAAGGAGCTAAAGCAAGTATTCATAA CAACAACGCTGGAGTTCTGACAAGGAACCGCACGTGTTCCTGCGACGGCCTGGAACTGCATTTCGCAACAAATCACATTG GTCACTTTCTTCTAACAAACCTCCTATTGGAGAACATGAAGAGCACATGTAGGGACAGCGGCACCGAGGGACGGATTGTCAATGTGACGTCAGTAGGGCATGCCATGATGACTTATCCTGAAGGGATATGCTTTGAGAAAATTCATGATCCTTCCGG TTTGAATGACTTTATTGCTTACTGCCAATCCAAGCTTGCCAATATTCTTCACTCCAATGAATTATCACGAATTTTCAAG GAGGAAGGAGTGAATATTTCAGCCAATGCCGTTCATCCTGGTGTCATCATGACTAACATTTTTAGGGACAGGACTATTGTCGGTG CGTTTTTTAACACCATTGGAAGAATCATATGTAGAAGAGTTGAACAG GGTGCCGCAACGACATGCTATGTGGCGATGCATCCTCAAGTGAAGGGGATAAGTGGAAAGTACTTCGCCGATTGTAACATATCCAGCCCGAGCTTACAAGCTTCAGATGCTGAGCTGGCCAAGAAGCTATGGCAGTTCAGCTTGCAGACAGTGTCTTCTTGA
- the LOC120644419 gene encoding short-chain dehydrogenase TIC 32, chloroplastic-like isoform X1 produces MWWFYRKGPSGFSSASTAEEVTAGVDGRGLVAVITGASSGIGLETARVLALRGVHVVMPVGNVAAGLAVKESIVAKIPVARIDVLELDLSSMASVRRFASEFESLNLPLNILINNAGVLTRNRTCSCDGLELHFATNHIGHFLLTNLLLENMKSTCRDSGTEGRIVNVTSVGHAMMTYPEGICFDKIHDPSGLNDFIAYCQSKLANILHSNELSRIFKEEGVNISANAVHPGVIMTNIFRDRTIVGAFFNTIGRIICRRVEQGAATTCYVAMHPQVKGISGKYFADCNISSPSLQASDAELAKKLWQFSLQTVSS; encoded by the exons ATGTGGTGGTTCTACCGCAAGGGGCCCTCGGGCTTCTCCAGCGCCTCCACGGCCGAGGAGGTCACCGCCGGCGTCGACGGCCGCGGCCTGGTCGCCGTCATCACAG GTGCGTCGAGTGGAATCGGGCTGGAGACGGCGCGCGTCCTGGCGCTGCGAGGTGTGCACGTCGTCATGCCCGTCGGCAATGTCGCCGCCGGGCTCGCAGTCAAGGAGTCCATCGTGGCCAAGATCCCCGTCGCAAGAATTGATGTGCTGGAGCTGGACCTCAGCTCCATGGCATCGGTAAGGAGATTCGCCTCCGAGTTCGAATCTCTGAACCTGCCCCTGAACATTCTCAT CAACAACGCTGGAGTTCTGACAAGGAACCGCACGTGTTCCTGCGACGGCCTGGAACTGCATTTCGCAACAAATCACATTG GTCACTTTCTTCTAACAAACCTCCTATTGGAGAACATGAAGAGCACATGTAGGGACAGCGGCACCGAGGGACGGATTGTCAATGTGACATCAGTAGGGCATGCCATGATGACTTATCCTGAAGGGATATGCTTTGACAAAATTCATGATCCTTCCGG TTTGAATGACTTTATTGCTTACTGCCAATCCAAGCTTGCCAATATTCTTCACTCCAATGAATTATCACGAATTTTCAAG GAGGAAGGAGTGAATATTTCAGCCAATGCCGTTCATCCTGGTGTCATCATGACTAACATTTTTAGGGACAGGACTATTGTCGGTG CGTTTTTTAACACCATTGGAAGAATCATATGTAGAAGAGTTGAACAG GGTGCCGCAACGACATGCTATGTGGCGATGCATCCTCAAGTGAAGGGGATAAGTGGAAAGTACTTCGCCGATTGTAACATATCCAGCCCGAGCTTACAAGCTTCAGATGCTGAGCTGGCCAAGAAGCTATGGCAGTTCAGCTTGCAGACAGTGTCTTCTTGA